Proteins from one Candidatus Delongbacteria bacterium genomic window:
- the queF gene encoding NADPH-dependent 7-cyano-7-deazaguanine reductase QueF, with protein MAIAEGRVFEFDDESKIKSDFLENFDYDGSRQEIVYETDEFSAVCPFSGLPDYAYLKIVYIPKKHIVELKSLKYYIISFRNVGIYQEKATDRIYKDLYRCLDPEYLQITTIYNVRGGIKSTCTMDSIKHG; from the coding sequence ATGGCTATAGCAGAAGGAAGAGTATTTGAGTTTGACGATGAATCAAAAATTAAATCTGATTTTCTGGAAAATTTTGATTATGATGGAAGCAGACAAGAAATAGTTTACGAAACTGACGAATTTAGTGCTGTTTGTCCTTTTTCTGGACTTCCAGACTATGCTTATTTGAAAATTGTTTATATTCCTAAAAAGCATATTGTAGAATTAAAATCATTGAAGTATTATATAATTTCATTCAGAAATGTTGGTATTTATCAGGAAAAAGCAACGGATAGAATCTATAAGGATTTATACAGATGTCTAGATCCTGAATATTTGCAGATTACTACTATCTATAATGTTCGTGGTGGTATTAAATCTACCTGTACTATGGATAGTATTAAACATGGATAA
- a CDS encoding S9 family peptidase, with the protein MMYKIILPFLILVLSLEAGYVLPKKEIVDIFDAKPIRYMKIIDNTTYAVEFSYLLTPPLERISREFLSLAGKKIDPVYNTEKEDYPYTEISVRNLEDNKTWNITDTEDKYIYAYKVSPEGDKLAYITEYKGGLVLKVKLVKNGNEIYKSPFFINNATDYLAFNWLDNNSLLASKIPEDRGDKPVKTIDFVSPIVKETSGKVSKVRTYQDLLENGFDVIQFDYYFTSQIVKIDLKSSKVEEIYKPGIFRDFSISPNGEYFLIKETLKPYSYSVPAYLFSYRYFIADNNGKEIKELVKKPILDQIPTWGVETGMRYPFWASNANSTLLWAEAQDGGDPQTKVDYRDFMYKMDVENMIPVKFMELKERFGGIEFFKEAGKILIEENDYEKEWIKKTIVNFNLDEKPFVLEDRSENDRYNDPGKTIKKADKNGNELIFEKDGYIYYQGSGATEKGSFPFLDRLNIAENKKERIFVSGEDEYARFVDFYNGDLSKLVIISESSTVPPNYFILDKKNESRTKISSNVDPTPLLREIKKELVKYEREDSLALSGTLYYPLGYEEGKKYPLFIWAYPREFRDASTASQVSGSENKFTRVWGDSQLYFALCGYMVLDNASMPVVGDVIKRNDTFKDQIVSSAKAAIDYLDGRGLIDREKVAVGGHSYGAFMTANLLSSCDLFKAGIAKSGAYNRTLTPFGFQSERRSYWEAKEFYNEVSPFMHADKIKTPLLLVHGQNDPNPGTFPIQSERLFDAIKGNGGTARLVLLPYEGHGYSARESSLHVLSEMINWLDKYLKDNEEK; encoded by the coding sequence ATGATGTATAAAATCATTTTACCATTTTTAATTTTGGTACTTTCACTAGAAGCAGGGTATGTATTACCTAAAAAAGAGATTGTGGATATCTTTGATGCTAAACCTATCCGCTATATGAAAATCATTGATAACACAACCTACGCTGTTGAGTTCTCTTATCTTTTAACTCCCCCATTGGAAAGAATTTCGAGAGAGTTCCTTTCATTAGCAGGAAAAAAGATTGATCCAGTTTATAACACCGAAAAAGAGGATTATCCGTATACCGAGATCTCAGTTAGAAATCTTGAGGATAATAAAACATGGAATATTACAGATACCGAAGATAAGTATATTTATGCTTACAAAGTTTCTCCAGAAGGTGATAAGCTTGCCTACATTACCGAATACAAAGGTGGATTAGTTTTAAAAGTCAAATTAGTTAAGAACGGAAATGAGATTTATAAATCTCCATTTTTCATCAACAATGCTACCGATTATCTAGCTTTCAATTGGCTGGATAATAACTCTTTACTGGCTTCGAAAATACCAGAAGATAGAGGAGACAAGCCTGTAAAAACTATTGATTTTGTTTCACCAATTGTTAAAGAGACTTCAGGAAAAGTCTCAAAAGTTAGAACATATCAAGATCTTTTGGAGAATGGTTTTGATGTGATTCAATTTGATTACTACTTCACATCTCAAATAGTCAAAATTGATTTGAAGTCTAGTAAAGTTGAAGAGATATACAAACCTGGAATTTTTAGAGATTTTTCTATTTCACCAAATGGTGAATATTTTCTTATTAAAGAGACCTTAAAGCCATATTCATACTCAGTTCCAGCTTACCTTTTCAGTTACAGATATTTTATTGCAGATAACAACGGAAAAGAGATTAAAGAATTAGTTAAAAAACCGATCTTAGACCAAATCCCAACTTGGGGTGTGGAAACAGGAATGAGATATCCTTTCTGGGCATCGAATGCGAACTCTACATTATTATGGGCTGAAGCTCAGGATGGTGGTGATCCACAAACTAAGGTTGACTATAGAGACTTCATGTATAAAATGGATGTTGAAAATATGATACCTGTTAAATTCATGGAACTGAAAGAGAGATTTGGTGGAATTGAATTTTTCAAAGAAGCTGGAAAAATTCTTATCGAAGAAAACGATTACGAAAAAGAATGGATCAAGAAAACTATTGTTAACTTCAACCTTGATGAAAAACCTTTTGTTTTAGAAGATAGGAGTGAAAATGACAGATACAATGATCCTGGAAAAACGATAAAAAAAGCTGATAAAAATGGTAATGAGTTAATATTTGAGAAAGATGGCTATATCTATTATCAGGGAAGTGGTGCTACAGAAAAAGGTAGCTTTCCATTTTTAGATAGATTAAATATCGCTGAAAATAAAAAGGAAAGAATTTTTGTTTCTGGTGAAGATGAATATGCAAGATTTGTAGATTTCTATAATGGAGATCTTTCAAAACTTGTAATAATTAGTGAAAGCTCAACTGTTCCTCCTAATTATTTTATTTTGGATAAAAAGAATGAATCTAGAACTAAAATCTCTTCCAATGTTGATCCAACACCACTATTAAGGGAGATTAAAAAAGAACTTGTTAAATATGAAAGAGAAGATTCTTTAGCTCTTTCTGGGACTTTATATTATCCACTTGGTTATGAGGAAGGCAAAAAGTATCCTCTATTTATTTGGGCTTATCCAAGAGAGTTTAGAGATGCATCAACAGCATCGCAGGTATCTGGTTCTGAAAACAAGTTTACCAGAGTCTGGGGAGATTCTCAGCTTTATTTTGCTCTTTGTGGATACATGGTTTTAGACAATGCTTCTATGCCTGTAGTTGGAGATGTCATTAAACGTAATGATACTTTTAAAGATCAAATTGTAAGTAGTGCAAAAGCTGCTATTGATTATTTAGATGGTAGAGGTCTGATCGATAGAGAAAAAGTTGCTGTTGGAGGACACTCCTATGGTGCATTTATGACTGCTAATCTATTATCTAGTTGTGATCTTTTCAAGGCAGGAATTGCTAAATCAGGAGCTTATAATAGAACTCTAACGCCATTTGGATTCCAAAGCGAGAGACGTTCATATTGGGAGGCTAAAGAGTTTTACAATGAAGTTTCACCTTTCATGCATGCTGATAAAATTAAAACACCTCTGTTATTAGTTCATGGTCAAAATGATCCTAATCCTGGTACTTTCCCTATTCAAAGTGAAAGACTTTTTGATGCTATCAAAGGTAATGGTGGTACGGCAAGATTAGTTCTATTGCCTTATGAAGGTCACGGATATTCAGCTCGTGAATCTTCACTTCATGTACTTTCTGAAATGATTAATTGGCTGGACAAATACTTAAAAGATAATGAGGAGAAATAA
- a CDS encoding TIGR03960 family B12-binding radical SAM protein codes for MNKTETILNSKFFPYVEKPLRYTGTEQNAVIKEPEGKTSFCLAFPDLYEIGMSYNGYNILYNILNNRFDVYCERVYVPEVKAGKKLRELSVELFSLETKKPLKEFDFVGITIPYELNFTNILEILDLSGIPFNATERDESFPIIIGGGSAVSNPMPIADFYDILVLGDGEDVILKIIDIYQNSENKHDFLVNVNNTIPSAYIPLIDDKKNVVKAVAMLKNENYPLNPLVPQMEIAHDRISVEVMRGCTRGCRFCQAGYYYRPVRERDPEEVFEYINNSLNNSGYEEISLLSLSTSDYSGLKPLLNKLYKKFLNSKISISFPSIRAESFTSEMADVASLGRPGSFTFAPEAGSLRLRKVINKNVSREIIKDCLSDIIPKGWKKIKLYYMIGLPTETDEDINELCEEVNEFAIFARRLGKVDFHLSISPFNPKPFTPFQWAKQDSIETLRHKIDLIYQNIRFKNIRIDARDPRVSKLEAVFSRGSRSMSKILIDAFSSGQKFDGWTEHFNFQNWTNIFEKHNLDFEKLTDSIDVNGELPWDNFDIGVSKDFLISEWQKSNNLENTPYCRENGCYLCGIEKQNKCKSLILKEKETFFDVEEFRKMVEESKNIPLDQEIFKFRVKFKKDRNLRFLSHKGFIKSIERAVLRENIDVAYTRGFHPVPDLSFGFPLSFGFYSHCEYVDIAFYSKIDIEAKLKRLLGKDMDYIAHKEISRNPISITTMIDYCEYEIQFNDDNILDIVKNNLNFDEFLTLSIQRETKKGRMKDYFVKDYLKKLEIDDNKLYIGVVYKENATIRMDEIFSKFWNIADSDFYTLDICRIKAGRFVNDKFVEPIDQEEK; via the coding sequence ATGAACAAAACAGAAACAATTTTAAACTCAAAATTTTTCCCCTATGTGGAGAAACCTCTCAGATATACGGGTACTGAACAAAATGCTGTTATTAAAGAACCTGAAGGTAAAACCTCCTTTTGTTTGGCTTTCCCAGATCTTTATGAAATCGGAATGTCTTACAATGGTTACAATATTCTTTACAATATTTTAAATAATCGCTTTGATGTTTATTGTGAAAGAGTATATGTACCTGAAGTTAAGGCTGGTAAAAAACTTAGAGAACTGAGCGTTGAACTATTTTCTCTGGAAACTAAAAAACCTTTAAAAGAGTTTGATTTTGTTGGTATTACGATTCCATATGAACTCAATTTTACCAATATTCTTGAAATTTTAGATCTTTCAGGAATTCCTTTCAATGCAACAGAAAGAGATGAATCTTTTCCAATTATAATTGGTGGTGGTAGTGCCGTATCAAACCCAATGCCTATCGCTGATTTTTATGATATTTTAGTGCTTGGTGATGGCGAAGACGTTATTTTGAAAATTATTGATATTTACCAAAATTCAGAGAATAAACATGATTTTTTGGTTAATGTAAACAATACAATTCCATCGGCTTACATACCTTTAATTGACGATAAAAAGAATGTTGTAAAAGCTGTTGCAATGCTTAAAAATGAAAATTATCCATTAAATCCACTTGTTCCTCAGATGGAGATTGCCCATGATAGAATTAGCGTGGAAGTAATGAGGGGATGTACTAGGGGTTGTAGGTTTTGTCAGGCTGGTTATTATTACAGACCAGTTAGAGAAAGAGACCCTGAAGAAGTTTTTGAATACATCAATAATTCCCTTAATAATTCAGGATATGAAGAGATAAGTTTACTTTCGCTTTCAACATCTGACTATAGCGGGTTAAAGCCCTTGCTAAACAAGCTTTACAAAAAATTTCTAAACTCCAAAATAAGTATAAGTTTTCCGTCTATTCGAGCTGAAAGCTTTACTTCCGAAATGGCTGATGTTGCAAGTCTTGGCAGACCAGGATCTTTTACTTTTGCTCCCGAAGCTGGTTCATTAAGACTTAGAAAAGTGATCAATAAAAACGTAAGCCGTGAGATTATAAAAGATTGTCTGAGCGATATTATTCCTAAAGGATGGAAGAAAATTAAGCTTTATTATATGATTGGATTACCAACTGAAACCGATGAAGATATAAATGAACTTTGTGAAGAAGTTAATGAATTTGCGATCTTCGCAAGAAGACTTGGTAAAGTTGACTTTCATTTATCAATTTCACCATTTAATCCGAAACCTTTCACTCCATTTCAATGGGCAAAACAGGACAGTATTGAAACTTTAAGACATAAAATTGACCTGATTTATCAAAATATCAGGTTCAAAAATATCCGTATTGATGCCAGAGATCCCAGAGTATCTAAGCTTGAAGCTGTATTTTCCAGAGGTTCAAGATCCATGTCCAAAATTTTGATTGACGCTTTTTCTTCAGGTCAAAAATTTGATGGTTGGACAGAACATTTCAATTTCCAAAATTGGACAAATATTTTTGAAAAGCACAATCTTGATTTCGAGAAGCTGACAGATTCTATTGATGTGAATGGAGAACTTCCATGGGATAATTTTGATATTGGAGTTAGTAAAGATTTCCTAATCTCAGAATGGCAAAAATCAAATAATCTAGAAAATACACCATATTGTCGTGAAAATGGGTGCTATCTTTGCGGTATTGAGAAACAAAATAAATGCAAATCACTGATACTTAAGGAAAAGGAAACTTTCTTTGATGTAGAAGAGTTCAGAAAAATGGTGGAAGAGAGTAAAAATATTCCGTTGGATCAGGAAATTTTCAAGTTCAGAGTAAAGTTTAAAAAAGATAGAAATCTGAGGTTTTTATCCCATAAAGGGTTTATTAAGTCGATAGAAAGAGCTGTACTACGTGAAAATATTGATGTAGCCTATACGAGAGGATTTCACCCAGTTCCTGATCTTTCATTTGGTTTTCCACTATCTTTTGGGTTTTACTCTCATTGCGAATATGTAGATATTGCATTTTACTCAAAAATTGATATTGAGGCGAAATTAAAGAGACTTCTTGGTAAAGATATGGATTATATTGCTCATAAAGAGATTTCCAGAAATCCGATATCTATAACTACTATGATCGATTATTGTGAATACGAGATACAATTTAATGATGACAACATTCTGGATATAGTAAAAAATAATCTTAATTTTGATGAGTTTTTAACTCTTTCTATTCAAAGAGAAACCAAAAAAGGTCGAATGAAAGACTATTTTGTTAAAGATTATCTGAAAAAATTAGAGATAGATGACAACAAATTATATATTGGTGTGGTCTACAAGGAAAATGCGACGATTAGAATGGATGAAATATTTAGTAAGTTCTGGAACATTGCTGATTCTGATTTCTATACTTTGGATATTTGCAGAATCAAGGCTGGAAGATTTGTAAATGATAAATTTGTTGAACCTATAGATCAGGAGGAGAAATGA
- a CDS encoding SIS domain-containing protein — MAFFESFLKYIEKNGKFNIKLPLPGMGCGVLGLAFKNQTINMGKVASMLLKSLEYRGYDSTGAAIQDDKGDVSLRKDVGAPSLLVKTLGIEDMEGKLFCGQVRWATFGSVDKTNAQPHIVKCKRYIYGAHNGNITNTNFLKQYLTDEGHTVLSDNDGEMLIHIIEHYFDQHLDIYAPELQEDTEIRRGCMRKAIVDGCKKTEGSFAAVIVDPVTEYLYCIKSGSSLYAGIGNYEDNPFVMVSSDLTSILKFTKDMIPLIEGMFMEFNSSEYQVFTYKNLNITDKEGNKKFFEAGKKIDVKISRSKLRAEDTELIPPYKFFMHQEIAGQVESTRKLITLFMRGSQDARKISSILSDSNLKSYLMDSVENIVHAGNYQAQLEQYDIFKHSDEGKKIISVIKENFAELISRLSNPNFINNELYSQFSNLFLDLIEGRIYKGDHLLAVKILDAGEELRELEKFHEYLEKFADVVYEAWNSKSDIYTISCGTSYNATKTAALFFNEICGIKITPLLPGNFRGQYSNTLRDGDVLIGVSQSGETKDLIDIFNDVIESGKKIKRIAIVNNENSTMAQEKSEFFLPIKCGPEIAVPATKSYMNQAVLFYYLAIITGNRKLDSLEPKSNEYKHLKAIIEKRMATIELLPKLISETIKSTESDVEKLADFLYHEPSMHILATKISSIAEEGALKIRETVLNHTQGMEASEFKHGPNTILGFNTVFGIKEIEKVLKFNRDLALKIIDDAVIHGLAPDEIKRVVSDASEYIIDPVKPFNISPKGMEILEKNIGESDLTKKLYDNYPLIYITGPDERDVNLTISQINTHKIRGANTYVIAEENNYLYDNATKVPSGVEDYKSIFVRLPRTDDTLMSTFSSMVVLQLLALKMSIKKMKYLNKLHIPLHGVHPDVPKNVSKSITVD, encoded by the coding sequence ATGGCCTTTTTCGAATCATTTCTCAAATATATTGAGAAAAACGGGAAATTCAATATAAAGCTCCCATTACCAGGTATGGGTTGTGGAGTTCTTGGTTTAGCTTTTAAAAATCAAACAATCAACATGGGTAAAGTAGCGTCAATGCTTCTTAAAAGCCTAGAGTATCGTGGATATGACTCCACAGGTGCTGCAATTCAAGATGATAAAGGAGATGTTTCTCTTCGAAAAGATGTTGGAGCTCCATCACTTCTTGTTAAAACTCTCGGTATTGAAGATATGGAAGGAAAGCTTTTCTGTGGTCAGGTAAGATGGGCTACTTTCGGTTCTGTTGATAAGACTAATGCTCAACCTCATATCGTGAAGTGTAAAAGATATATCTACGGTGCTCACAACGGTAATATCACAAATACTAATTTTTTGAAACAATATTTGACTGATGAAGGTCATACTGTTTTAAGTGACAATGATGGTGAAATGCTAATTCATATTATCGAACACTATTTTGATCAACATTTAGATATTTATGCTCCAGAACTTCAGGAAGATACAGAGATTCGTCGTGGATGTATGAGAAAAGCAATTGTGGATGGTTGTAAAAAAACTGAGGGTTCATTTGCTGCCGTAATTGTCGATCCTGTCACAGAATATTTGTATTGCATAAAATCAGGTAGCAGTCTGTATGCGGGTATTGGAAACTATGAGGATAATCCATTTGTAATGGTTTCTTCAGATTTAACATCCATACTTAAATTCACTAAGGATATGATTCCATTGATCGAAGGCATGTTCATGGAGTTTAATAGCAGTGAATATCAGGTTTTTACTTACAAAAACTTAAATATTACAGATAAAGAGGGTAATAAAAAATTTTTTGAAGCTGGGAAAAAGATAGATGTAAAAATCTCAAGATCAAAATTAAGAGCAGAAGATACAGAGCTAATTCCTCCTTACAAATTTTTTATGCATCAGGAGATTGCCGGTCAAGTTGAAAGTACAAGAAAACTCATCACACTTTTCATGAGAGGCAGTCAAGATGCTAGAAAAATTAGCTCAATACTTTCAGATTCAAATTTAAAATCTTATTTAATGGATTCTGTTGAAAATATAGTTCATGCTGGTAATTATCAGGCTCAACTAGAGCAGTATGATATTTTCAAACACTCCGATGAAGGAAAGAAAATAATTAGTGTAATTAAAGAGAATTTTGCTGAGCTTATCTCTAGACTAAGTAATCCAAACTTCATAAACAATGAATTATACTCTCAGTTTTCAAATCTATTTCTAGATCTTATTGAGGGTAGAATTTACAAAGGAGATCATCTCTTAGCCGTAAAAATTCTTGATGCAGGTGAAGAGCTTAGAGAGCTTGAAAAATTTCATGAGTATCTAGAAAAATTCGCAGATGTTGTCTATGAGGCCTGGAACAGCAAATCTGATATTTACACAATTTCTTGCGGGACATCATATAATGCAACAAAAACAGCAGCTTTGTTTTTCAATGAGATTTGTGGGATAAAAATTACTCCGCTACTTCCAGGAAACTTCAGAGGACAATATTCAAATACTCTTAGAGATGGAGATGTTCTGATTGGTGTTAGTCAGAGTGGTGAGACTAAGGATTTAATTGATATTTTTAACGATGTGATCGAATCTGGTAAAAAAATTAAAAGAATTGCTATTGTAAACAACGAAAACTCTACAATGGCTCAGGAAAAATCAGAATTTTTTCTTCCTATAAAATGTGGTCCTGAAATAGCGGTTCCTGCTACAAAATCCTACATGAATCAAGCAGTTTTATTCTACTATCTTGCAATTATCACAGGTAATAGAAAGTTAGATAGCCTTGAGCCTAAAAGTAATGAGTATAAGCATTTAAAAGCAATAATCGAAAAGAGAATGGCAACTATTGAGCTTCTCCCAAAATTAATTTCTGAAACGATAAAATCTACGGAATCAGATGTTGAAAAATTGGCAGATTTTCTTTATCACGAGCCTTCTATGCATATTTTGGCAACTAAAATCAGTTCAATTGCTGAAGAAGGTGCCTTAAAAATTAGAGAAACTGTTTTAAACCACACACAGGGTATGGAAGCATCTGAATTCAAGCATGGACCAAATACTATTCTTGGTTTTAATACTGTTTTTGGAATTAAAGAAATTGAGAAAGTACTTAAGTTCAATAGAGATTTAGCTTTAAAAATTATTGATGATGCAGTAATTCATGGTTTAGCACCGGATGAGATTAAAAGAGTCGTTTCGGACGCTAGTGAATATATAATCGATCCTGTTAAGCCATTCAACATTTCACCGAAAGGTATGGAAATTCTTGAAAAGAATATTGGAGAGTCTGATCTTACAAAAAAATTGTATGACAATTATCCATTGATTTATATTACAGGTCCTGATGAGCGAGATGTTAATTTAACAATTTCTCAAATTAATACGCACAAAATTAGAGGAGCTAATACTTATGTAATTGCTGAGGAGAACAATTATCTATATGATAATGCAACCAAAGTACCATCTGGTGTAGAAGATTATAAATCTATTTTTGTAAGATTACCTAGAACAGATGATACTCTGATGTCAACTTTTAGTTCGATGGTTGTATTGCAATTATTGGCTCTCAAAATGAGTATAAAAAAGATGAAGTACCTAAATAAACTTCATATTCCTCTTCATGGTGTGCATCCTGATGTACCAAAAAATGTTTCTAAATCGATTACAGTTGATTAA
- a CDS encoding GNAT family N-acetyltransferase: MSEYEVIDFDDSWYEKLVELWLETGLGNPARGDNLEIINKTLYNGGKLLLLVDLSANKLYGTAWLTTDYRRIYLHHFGIAKDMQGKGLGKILMKSCIDFGRSKNMQMKLEVAADNIYAIKLYKSYGFNTIGDYDLYLLRSYD, encoded by the coding sequence ATGTCAGAATATGAAGTAATTGACTTTGATGATAGCTGGTATGAAAAACTGGTAGAATTATGGCTGGAAACTGGGCTTGGTAATCCAGCCAGAGGTGATAATCTGGAAATTATAAACAAAACTCTATACAATGGTGGCAAACTACTTTTACTTGTCGATTTATCTGCCAATAAATTGTATGGAACAGCTTGGCTAACAACAGATTATAGACGTATTTACCTTCATCATTTTGGTATCGCAAAAGATATGCAGGGTAAAGGATTAGGTAAAATTCTTATGAAAAGCTGTATTGATTTTGGCAGAAGTAAGAATATGCAGATGAAGCTTGAAGTTGCGGCAGATAATATCTATGCTATAAAACTTTATAAATCATATGGTTTTAATACTATTGGCGATTATGATCTATATTTGCTTAGAAGCTATGATTAA
- a CDS encoding PorV/PorQ family protein translates to MKIITILMILLASLVYSDNGSMAGSFLRYGMDARSEALGRAVVSDNTNYGYSYFFNPSNISLHKKNEVMVNYRKLALDRNLGSFSYIYPATEEASIAFNWNYAMTTDFDEYDNDGNKTGNFDYAENAICMTFGVKLKNELRIGFTGKYLWAVIPEFDSSEDNVNATGIALDIGAGYDLKIKGEIISLGAAARNIKGSFKWNSDKIYSDPKQITNDFPTSYDAGASYSPSFLKDLTIYSAYGTSSENYKEYRTGAEYSYQNGDNLFQFRAGHNNTNPAFGFGYSFAFKSVIIASDIAYSIEETDENPVTLSLKCLF, encoded by the coding sequence ATGAAAATAATAACAATTCTAATGATATTACTGGCTTCTCTTGTTTATTCTGACAATGGTAGTATGGCAGGATCATTTTTAAGATATGGTATGGATGCTAGATCAGAAGCACTTGGAAGAGCAGTTGTTTCAGATAATACAAATTATGGTTATAGCTACTTTTTCAATCCTTCAAACATCTCATTACACAAAAAAAATGAGGTTATGGTTAATTATAGAAAATTGGCACTTGATAGAAATCTAGGATCATTTAGCTACATCTATCCGGCTACAGAGGAGGCTTCTATTGCTTTCAACTGGAATTATGCAATGACAACAGATTTTGATGAATATGATAATGATGGAAATAAAACTGGAAATTTTGATTATGCAGAGAATGCAATCTGCATGACTTTTGGTGTTAAACTGAAAAATGAACTTAGAATTGGTTTCACAGGTAAATATTTGTGGGCTGTAATACCTGAGTTTGATTCATCTGAAGATAATGTGAACGCAACAGGAATTGCTCTTGATATTGGTGCTGGTTATGATCTAAAAATTAAAGGAGAGATAATTTCACTTGGTGCGGCAGCAAGAAATATTAAAGGATCATTTAAGTGGAATTCTGATAAAATTTACAGCGATCCTAAACAAATTACGAATGATTTCCCTACATCTTATGATGCTGGAGCTTCCTACTCACCATCATTCTTAAAAGATTTAACAATTTATTCTGCATATGGAACTTCCAGCGAAAATTATAAGGAATATAGAACTGGTGCAGAGTATAGCTATCAAAATGGAGATAATCTTTTCCAATTTAGAGCAGGTCATAATAATACTAATCCAGCTTTTGGTTTCGGTTACTCTTTTGCTTTTAAAAGTGTGATAATAGCTTCGGATATTGCGTATTCAATAGAAGAAACAGATGAAAATCCTGTTACTTTAAGTTTAAAATGTCTATTCTAG